In the Chlorobium limicola DSM 245 genome, one interval contains:
- the typA gene encoding translational GTPase TypA, producing MSKRQDIRNIAIIAHVDHGKTTLVDSIFQKTGAFRDNQQVNVRVLDSNPQERERGITIFSKNAAALYKDHKINIVDTPGHADFGGEVERILKMVDGVLLLVDAFEGPMPQTKFVLRKALELHLKPIVVINKIDRPQSDPVKVHDQVLDLFIALGADEDQLDFPYLFTSAKLGVAKYSMDDEDQDMSLLLDLIIKEIPPPDGDEDAGFQMLITSLDYNDYIGKIAIGRIHRGKVSPGSQLAVVTSEGVVGKGSVSKLFLFDKLQRIEAKEASAGDIIAIAGIPEANVGHTLAAVDTPELLESFEISKPTLSMLFSVNDSPFAGLEGKEVTSRKIRERLMKEVMTNVALSVEETESADTFRVSGRGELHLSVLIETMRREGYELAISRPEVIMHHDDDGTLLEPIEHVTIDIPDEYTGVIIEKMGRRKAEMTHMGTLRGGMVRLEFEIPTRGLIGYNLEFTTDTKGEGILSHVFYNYQPFKGKLPSRETGALVVSETGVCVAYALSNLEDRGTFFIAPNTRVYEGMVVGESTRGLDITLNVCKTKKLSNMRSSGTDESLRLTPPKILSMEQALEFINDDELLEVTPLSIRLRKKILDSNLRAKATKKANA from the coding sequence ATGAGCAAGAGACAAGATATAAGAAATATAGCTATCATCGCGCACGTTGATCATGGGAAAACCACACTTGTGGATTCGATTTTTCAGAAGACGGGGGCGTTCAGGGATAATCAGCAGGTCAATGTCCGGGTGCTTGATTCCAATCCCCAGGAACGGGAGCGCGGCATTACTATTTTCTCAAAAAATGCGGCGGCACTCTACAAGGATCATAAAATCAATATCGTTGACACTCCGGGTCATGCGGATTTCGGAGGTGAGGTAGAGCGGATTCTTAAAATGGTTGACGGAGTTCTCCTTCTTGTCGATGCATTCGAAGGGCCGATGCCGCAGACCAAATTCGTGCTGCGCAAGGCGCTTGAGCTTCACCTGAAGCCGATCGTGGTGATCAACAAGATTGATCGTCCGCAGTCGGATCCCGTGAAGGTGCACGATCAGGTACTCGACCTGTTTATCGCGCTTGGTGCTGATGAGGACCAGCTCGATTTCCCATACCTGTTTACCTCGGCAAAGCTTGGTGTTGCCAAATACAGCATGGATGATGAAGATCAGGATATGAGCCTGTTGCTCGATCTGATCATCAAGGAAATTCCGCCTCCGGACGGCGATGAGGACGCCGGTTTCCAGATGCTTATAACAAGTCTTGATTACAACGATTATATCGGCAAGATTGCCATTGGTCGCATTCATCGCGGGAAAGTCAGTCCCGGTAGCCAGCTTGCCGTCGTCACCTCTGAAGGCGTTGTCGGCAAAGGAAGTGTTTCCAAGCTTTTCCTGTTCGACAAACTGCAGCGAATCGAGGCAAAGGAGGCGTCAGCCGGCGATATTATCGCCATTGCAGGTATTCCCGAAGCCAATGTCGGCCATACGCTTGCAGCGGTTGATACTCCTGAACTGCTCGAGTCATTTGAGATCAGCAAACCGACGCTTTCGATGCTCTTTTCGGTAAATGATTCTCCCTTTGCCGGTCTGGAGGGCAAAGAGGTGACAAGCCGCAAGATTCGTGAACGCCTCATGAAAGAGGTCATGACCAATGTCGCGCTCTCCGTAGAAGAGACCGAAAGCGCAGATACGTTTCGTGTTTCAGGAAGGGGAGAGCTTCACCTGTCGGTGCTCATCGAGACCATGCGCCGGGAAGGTTATGAGCTTGCCATTTCAAGGCCTGAAGTCATCATGCACCATGACGACGACGGCACGCTGCTTGAGCCGATCGAACATGTCACCATAGATATTCCTGATGAATATACCGGTGTGATCATAGAAAAGATGGGTCGAAGAAAAGCTGAAATGACCCATATGGGCACACTGCGCGGCGGTATGGTACGCCTCGAATTTGAAATTCCCACGAGAGGTCTGATCGGCTATAATCTCGAGTTTACGACCGATACCAAAGGCGAGGGTATTCTCTCCCATGTGTTTTACAACTATCAGCCGTTCAAAGGCAAGCTTCCGTCAAGAGAGACGGGCGCTCTCGTCGTATCCGAAACCGGTGTTTGCGTTGCCTATGCACTGAGCAATCTCGAAGATCGCGGTACTTTTTTCATCGCACCCAATACCAGGGTGTATGAAGGAATGGTTGTCGGCGAGTCCACAAGGGGCCTCGATATCACGCTCAATGTCTGCAAGACGAAAAAGCTATCCAATATGCGTTCTTCCGGAACGGATGAGTCGCTTCGTCTGACTCCTCCGAAAATTCTTTCGATGGAACAGGCTCTCGAATTTATCAATGATGATGAACTGCTTGAGGTGACTCCGCTGAGCATCAGGCTCAGAAAGAAAATTCTCGACTCGAACCTGAGGGCGAAGGCGACCAAAAAGGCAAACGCCTGA
- a CDS encoding chlorophyllide a reductase iron protein subunit X, whose translation MAARTIAIYGKGGIGKSFTTTNLSATFALMNKKVLQLGCDPKHDSTTSLFGGISLPTVTDVFAERNALNQQVGISDIVFRRDIAGFPQPIYGIELGGPQVGRGCGGRGIISGFDVLEKLGIFKWDIDIILMDFLGDVVCGGFATPLARSLSEEVILVTSNDRQSIFTANNICQANNYFKTVGGESRLLGLIVNRDDGSGMAEKYAEAAGITVLMKVPYNTEARNRDDSFDFAVRLPEIRDKFNRLASDILENRITPCDATGLDFEQFIRLFGDVSNDDPLPATEDELFGRYTEPVQEEKKPSGEDKRMMTCIDRLPPEERKIYRMSEIEHRPASEIADMMNADEAAVRALLSSAQKKLKKLFFEL comes from the coding sequence ATGGCAGCCAGAACGATTGCGATTTACGGCAAAGGAGGCATAGGCAAAAGCTTTACCACCACCAATCTCAGCGCGACATTTGCGCTGATGAACAAAAAAGTGCTGCAGCTCGGCTGCGATCCCAAACACGATTCAACGACATCGCTCTTCGGAGGTATTTCATTGCCTACGGTTACGGATGTCTTTGCAGAAAGGAATGCCCTGAACCAGCAGGTAGGCATCAGCGATATTGTCTTCAGGCGTGACATCGCAGGATTTCCTCAGCCCATCTACGGCATAGAACTCGGTGGGCCCCAGGTTGGGCGCGGCTGTGGCGGGAGAGGAATTATTTCCGGATTCGATGTACTGGAAAAACTCGGTATTTTCAAATGGGATATCGACATCATTCTCATGGATTTTCTCGGTGATGTTGTCTGCGGAGGTTTTGCAACCCCTCTTGCCCGTTCGCTCAGCGAGGAGGTTATTCTCGTAACGAGCAACGACCGCCAGTCCATTTTCACGGCAAACAATATCTGCCAGGCAAACAACTATTTCAAAACCGTAGGGGGGGAGTCGCGCCTGCTCGGGCTGATTGTCAACCGTGATGATGGCAGCGGTATGGCAGAAAAATATGCTGAAGCGGCAGGCATTACGGTACTCATGAAAGTGCCGTACAATACCGAAGCGCGAAACCGCGACGACAGTTTCGATTTCGCCGTCAGGCTGCCTGAAATCAGGGATAAATTCAACAGACTGGCCTCCGATATTCTTGAAAACAGGATCACGCCATGTGATGCGACGGGACTTGACTTCGAACAGTTTATCCGGCTTTTCGGTGACGTCAGTAACGACGACCCCCTGCCGGCAACGGAAGACGAACTGTTCGGACGATACACTGAACCGGTTCAGGAAGAAAAAAAGCCGAGCGGAGAAGATAAACGCATGATGACCTGTATCGACAGGTTACCGCCGGAAGAACGAAAGATCTATCGAATGAGCGAGATTGAACACAGACCGGCAAGCGAAATTGCCGATATGATGAACGCTGACGAAGCTGCGGTCCGGGCTCTGCTTTCAAGCGCTCAAAAAAAGCTCAAAAAACTCTTTTTCGAGCTTTAA
- the bchC gene encoding chlorophyll synthesis pathway protein BchC → MKSKAIVFSGVRQISLCEVTLKQLSSTDVLVETYWSSISTGTEKMAYNGLIPSPPFIFPFIPGYETVGRIIEAGDHVNQSLIGKFAYVAGSFGYIDVNAAFGGASQYIVCPVDSITLLDSIANPQCGIALPLGATALHIIDLAAVENRKVLILGQGAVGILASELARHMGARLIAVTEPYQNRLRFSSADLKVNPDNEDVSAALAGHEFDVLIDSTGIMSAIDTGLRFLKFHGVVIFGGYYQRMNIDYSQAFQKELSFIAAKQWAHGDLERVRDLIAAKKLNAEKIFTHQCQVDDNITSVYMQAFGDPDCLKMILHWKTDAEEQERACYLTSET, encoded by the coding sequence ATGAAATCAAAAGCCATTGTTTTCAGCGGAGTCCGACAGATTTCTCTCTGCGAAGTCACCCTGAAACAGCTCTCATCAACCGATGTGCTTGTTGAAACCTACTGGTCGTCAATAAGCACCGGTACGGAAAAAATGGCCTATAACGGCCTTATCCCTTCTCCTCCGTTCATCTTCCCGTTCATTCCGGGCTATGAAACCGTTGGCAGGATCATCGAGGCGGGAGATCATGTCAACCAGAGTTTGATCGGAAAGTTTGCCTATGTAGCCGGCTCGTTCGGGTACATAGACGTCAACGCAGCATTCGGAGGAGCTTCGCAGTATATCGTATGTCCCGTTGACAGCATTACGCTGCTTGACTCCATTGCGAATCCGCAATGTGGTATCGCACTGCCTCTGGGCGCAACTGCATTGCATATTATCGATCTTGCCGCAGTTGAGAACAGAAAGGTGCTGATACTCGGTCAGGGCGCCGTCGGGATTCTGGCATCGGAACTGGCCCGTCACATGGGAGCCCGGCTGATTGCCGTTACGGAGCCCTATCAGAACAGGCTCAGGTTTTCTTCTGCCGATCTGAAAGTCAACCCTGACAACGAAGATGTTTCGGCAGCCCTTGCCGGCCATGAGTTCGATGTACTGATTGACAGTACCGGTATCATGAGCGCAATCGATACAGGACTCCGGTTTCTCAAATTTCATGGCGTCGTGATCTTCGGCGGCTACTACCAGCGTATGAATATCGATTATTCACAGGCGTTCCAGAAAGAGTTATCGTTCATTGCGGCAAAGCAGTGGGCGCACGGCGATCTTGAAAGGGTTCGCGATCTCATCGCGGCCAAAAAACTCAATGCCGAAAAAATTTTCACCCACCAGTGCCAGGTCGATGATAACATTACGTCGGTCTACATGCAGGCGTTCGGCGATCCGGACTGCCTGAAAATGATTCTGCACTGGAAAACCGATGCTGAAGAACAGGAACGGGCCTGCTATCTGACCAGCGAAACCTGA
- the bchF gene encoding 2-vinyl bacteriochlorophyllide hydratase: MPRYTPEQLARRNASPWTKSQAILAPIQFLIFLAGLTVTWLYKQEIWIDDFGWITFFVSLKTFMLFLIFVTGALFEKEVFGAYAFAPEFFWEDFGSAIAMIVHISYFVLFFQGLDENFLIWTALLAYLSYLINAAQFLIRLLLEKHNEKKLKQQQMA, translated from the coding sequence ATGCCGCGTTATACTCCGGAACAGCTCGCGAGAAGAAATGCTTCACCCTGGACAAAATCACAGGCAATTCTGGCCCCGATCCAGTTTCTGATTTTTCTTGCCGGACTTACCGTCACCTGGCTATACAAGCAGGAAATCTGGATCGATGATTTCGGCTGGATCACTTTTTTCGTATCACTGAAAACCTTCATGCTCTTTCTTATCTTCGTCACCGGAGCATTGTTCGAGAAAGAGGTGTTCGGAGCATACGCATTTGCACCCGAATTTTTCTGGGAGGATTTCGGCAGTGCGATCGCCATGATCGTCCATATCTCCTATTTCGTGCTTTTTTTTCAGGGACTTGACGAAAACTTTCTTATCTGGACAGCTCTGCTTGCGTATCTCAGCTATCTTATCAACGCAGCACAGTTTCTGATTCGCCTGCTGCTCGAGAAGCATAACGAAAAAAAACTCAAACAGCAGCAGATGGCCTGA
- a CDS encoding peptide-binding protein: MRKTFFSALVLLLLITGLTACRKGNENLRSDHIVTGISADFDYLNPLLIQLSLSREVCTLIYPSLVKPAYNEEKGKIEYKPSAAKSWEFSPDGKHATFHLRSDASWEDGKKVTAHDFKFSYALYKNPKIASSRQHYLDDLLLLPDGSADIERAVETPDDSTLVLHFNKSLADEIVIDHFNDLMPVARHIFSSIPAGEIRSRAAELPVIGAGPFKVKEWKRQEKLVLASNPSSVLPHPAVTGTMTFLVVPEYTTRLAMLRSGQIDALISAGGITPKDAAELKTTNPEITIKPVRNRYFDSIVWLTIDGDTYRKSRTVAPNLFFGDPRVRRALTYAVDRESIIDGFMGPNHAVIVNTSLSPAYKAFVNKTMEPYSFNPEKSRELLKTAGWTPGPDGILQKNGVRFSFELAAPVGNPRRNYAATIVQQNLRDIGIDCRLRFDESLIFLKNQNEFRYDAALSGLAAETLPFQLIIWGSDFANRPFNSSAFRNPELDRVIEALGKPVTGEKKTALWKTYQQILNDEQPRTFLYYYDELEGFGKRLSNVEVNLLSTLYNACDWKLNQ, translated from the coding sequence ATGCGAAAAACATTTTTTTCAGCGCTCGTCCTGCTGCTGCTCATAACCGGCCTTACCGCATGCCGCAAGGGAAACGAAAACCTGAGAAGCGATCATATCGTTACCGGTATATCAGCGGATTTCGATTATCTCAACCCGCTTCTGATCCAGCTTTCACTCTCCCGTGAGGTCTGTACCCTTATCTACCCTTCACTTGTCAAGCCTGCATACAACGAAGAAAAAGGAAAAATAGAATATAAACCCTCGGCAGCAAAAAGCTGGGAGTTTTCACCTGACGGAAAACATGCGACCTTTCATCTTCGTTCCGATGCTTCCTGGGAAGATGGAAAAAAAGTAACAGCACATGACTTCAAGTTTTCGTACGCACTCTATAAAAACCCGAAAATCGCCAGTTCACGCCAGCACTATCTCGATGATCTGCTGCTCCTTCCCGACGGATCGGCAGATATAGAACGCGCCGTTGAAACCCCCGATGATTCAACCCTTGTTCTCCATTTCAATAAATCGCTTGCCGATGAGATCGTTATCGACCATTTCAATGATCTCATGCCGGTTGCCCGTCATATCTTCTCTTCGATTCCTGCCGGTGAAATCCGCAGCAGAGCCGCTGAGCTGCCGGTAATAGGTGCAGGGCCGTTCAAAGTGAAGGAGTGGAAGCGTCAGGAAAAACTGGTGCTTGCCTCAAATCCGTCGTCGGTACTCCCCCACCCTGCCGTAACCGGAACCATGACCTTTCTGGTCGTGCCGGAATACACCACCAGGCTTGCCATGCTGAGATCGGGACAGATCGATGCGCTGATCTCTGCCGGAGGCATTACCCCGAAGGATGCCGCAGAACTGAAAACGACAAATCCTGAAATTACGATCAAACCGGTACGCAACAGATATTTTGACAGCATTGTCTGGCTTACTATCGACGGCGATACCTACCGGAAGTCGCGCACTGTTGCACCGAACCTGTTTTTCGGCGATCCAAGGGTGCGCAGAGCCCTGACCTATGCCGTCGATCGTGAATCCATTATTGACGGATTCATGGGTCCGAACCATGCCGTTATCGTGAACACATCACTCTCTCCGGCGTATAAAGCGTTTGTAAACAAAACGATGGAACCGTACTCCTTCAATCCGGAAAAATCACGGGAACTGCTCAAAACCGCAGGCTGGACACCAGGACCTGACGGCATTCTGCAGAAGAACGGCGTTCGGTTCTCTTTTGAACTGGCTGCCCCTGTAGGAAATCCTCGCCGGAACTATGCCGCAACCATCGTCCAGCAGAACCTGAGGGATATCGGCATTGACTGTCGGCTGCGATTCGACGAGAGCCTGATTTTTCTGAAAAACCAGAACGAGTTCCGCTATGATGCGGCGCTCTCGGGCCTCGCCGCAGAAACCCTCCCGTTTCAGCTGATCATCTGGGGCAGCGATTTCGCAAACCGCCCGTTCAACTCGTCGGCATTCAGGAATCCCGAACTCGATCGGGTTATCGAGGCGCTCGGCAAACCGGTAACCGGAGAAAAGAAAACCGCACTCTGGAAAACCTATCAGCAGATTCTCAATGACGAACAACCAAGAACGTTTCTCTATTATTATGATGAACTTGAAGGATTCGGCAAGCGATTGAGTAATGTCGAGGTCAACCTGCTTTCGACACTCTACAACGCCTGCGACTGGAAACTGAATCAATAA
- a CDS encoding NAD(P)/FAD-dependent oxidoreductase encodes MQTGLYDVIIIGGGPAGSSAALYTSRAVLKTLVIDKDPHAGALGMAHHIANYPGIPDSLSGMELLELMKRQAVSFGAEYVRDKVTGIDPDGAEKAVFTVSGKYYRAKTLILATGAMGKSSEIPGEKQLVGMGVSYCATCDAAFYRGKVVAVYGKNRETVEEAIVLTRFAEKVIVLCSAEKFSVSEEEVAMLHQAGNVEIRYDSKVLAVNGVKEVESLTLQGAGEPLVVDGFFIYLSGSSPVLDFIGGRLAVSQCGCLKIDSFYATSAPGVFAAGDMLCKEIKQAVIVAAEGCQAALYADRYLRGGRKPKHDYR; translated from the coding sequence ATGCAGACCGGGCTTTACGATGTGATCATTATTGGCGGCGGCCCTGCAGGTTCTTCGGCTGCCCTTTATACCTCGAGGGCAGTGCTGAAGACGCTGGTCATCGACAAGGACCCTCATGCCGGAGCGCTTGGAATGGCACATCATATAGCCAATTATCCCGGCATTCCCGATTCTCTCAGTGGTATGGAACTGCTTGAGCTGATGAAGCGGCAGGCGGTTTCGTTCGGAGCGGAATATGTGCGCGACAAAGTTACCGGTATTGACCCTGACGGGGCCGAAAAGGCAGTCTTTACCGTTTCCGGAAAGTACTATCGAGCAAAAACCCTCATACTTGCAACCGGCGCCATGGGCAAAAGCAGTGAAATTCCCGGTGAAAAACAACTTGTCGGTATGGGCGTCAGTTATTGCGCAACCTGCGACGCAGCTTTTTACAGGGGAAAGGTTGTCGCCGTTTATGGCAAAAACCGGGAGACGGTTGAAGAGGCGATCGTTCTGACCCGATTTGCAGAAAAGGTCATCGTACTCTGTTCCGCAGAAAAGTTCTCCGTTTCGGAGGAAGAGGTCGCCATGCTGCATCAGGCAGGAAACGTTGAAATCCGGTATGACAGCAAGGTTCTTGCCGTCAATGGCGTGAAGGAGGTTGAGTCTCTGACTCTTCAGGGTGCAGGGGAGCCGCTTGTTGTTGATGGTTTTTTCATCTATCTCAGCGGTTCATCCCCTGTGCTTGACTTCATAGGAGGACGGCTTGCCGTTTCGCAGTGCGGATGCCTGAAAATCGACAGCTTTTATGCGACATCGGCTCCCGGTGTTTTCGCTGCTGGAGATATGCTCTGTAAAGAGATCAAACAGGCGGTAATCGTTGCGGCCGAAGGGTGCCAGGCTGCGCTCTATGCCGACAGATACCTTCGTGGAGGCCGTAAGCCGAAACACGATTACCGGTAA
- the bshB1 gene encoding bacillithiol biosynthesis deacetylase BshB1: MKQSSEKVYALAFGAHPDDVELACGATLLKIMKEGRRVAVCDLTRGELGTLGSIEIRKAEAEKARQIMGYAARVTLDLGDGKLFYNEENLASIIRVIRRFRPEVVFANPPDERHPDHMKASKLVADAVYYAGLKQLVTTEDDCKQDAFRPAHLLYYLQFKHLDPDIIVDVTDTFHASRAGISAFGSQFYHEGSSEEPATLINRKEFLTGLEARARYFGEQIGSLYGEGLLTTRTPGVTTFSTLFP; this comes from the coding sequence TTGAAACAATCATCTGAAAAAGTCTACGCCCTGGCGTTCGGCGCCCATCCCGACGACGTTGAACTTGCCTGCGGGGCAACACTGCTGAAAATCATGAAAGAGGGGCGTCGCGTAGCGGTCTGTGACCTTACCCGAGGTGAACTCGGAACGCTGGGCAGTATCGAAATCAGAAAAGCCGAAGCGGAAAAAGCCCGACAAATCATGGGTTATGCAGCACGGGTAACGCTGGATCTTGGAGACGGAAAACTCTTTTATAATGAGGAAAATCTGGCTTCGATAATCAGGGTGATCCGTCGGTTCAGACCAGAGGTGGTTTTTGCCAATCCTCCGGACGAGCGACACCCTGATCATATGAAAGCCTCGAAGCTGGTTGCCGATGCGGTTTATTATGCCGGACTCAAACAACTCGTCACAACTGAAGATGACTGCAAACAGGATGCCTTCAGACCGGCTCATCTGCTCTATTATCTGCAGTTCAAACATCTCGATCCCGATATCATCGTCGATGTCACCGATACATTTCACGCATCGAGAGCCGGTATTTCAGCTTTCGGTTCGCAGTTTTACCATGAAGGTTCTTCGGAAGAACCGGCAACCCTGATCAACAGAAAGGAGTTTCTTACGGGTCTCGAAGCCCGGGCACGGTATTTCGGCGAACAGATCGGCTCTCTTTACGGAGAGGGGCTGCTGACGACCAGAACGCCGGGAGTCACAACCTTCAGCACACTGTTTCCATAG
- the dut gene encoding dUTP diphosphatase, whose translation MIKVKIVRVNKKAHLPVYATAHAAGMDVAACLDEPVMLEPFSTALIPSGFAIELPEGYEAQLRPRSGLALKHLISLPNSPATIDADYRGEVRVILVNFGKEPFSVAHGDRIAQMVVSRVERVDFDEAEELSMTQRGEGGFGHTGISAVHPRTH comes from the coding sequence ATGATAAAAGTAAAAATTGTCAGAGTAAACAAAAAAGCACATTTGCCAGTTTATGCCACAGCTCATGCCGCAGGAATGGATGTCGCCGCCTGTCTGGATGAGCCGGTTATGCTCGAGCCTTTTTCCACAGCACTTATTCCCTCGGGATTTGCCATTGAACTTCCGGAAGGGTATGAAGCCCAGTTGAGACCGAGAAGCGGTCTGGCCCTGAAGCACCTCATATCACTGCCGAACAGTCCGGCAACGATCGATGCCGATTATCGCGGAGAGGTCAGGGTGATTCTGGTCAACTTCGGAAAAGAGCCGTTTTCTGTGGCGCATGGAGACCGTATAGCGCAAATGGTTGTCTCCCGTGTCGAGCGGGTTGATTTCGACGAAGCAGAAGAACTCTCGATGACACAGCGCGGGGAAGGTGGATTTGGACATACGGGAATCTCGGCAGTGCATCCCAGAACACATTAA
- a CDS encoding sigma-54-dependent transcriptional regulator yields MRYSGVKITGTKKCNVLIADDDETSRRVVSHFVSKMGYQPHLASDGEECIRKAQEQEMNVLLLDISMPKKNGFDVMSYFKENGITIPVIVVTSSHEIPLAVKCIKMGAFEYLTKPVSIERLEIVLRNALAESQLQNEVFKLQKELKSKELFQNIIGKSHAIRDTMEQAMKVMETDLNVLILGESGTGKEMFAQSIHNGSKRKNGPFVSVNCAAISSDLADSLLFGHVKGAFTGANNDHTGFFEQAHRGTIFLDEIGDMNSDIQAKVLRALQEHKIRKVGEKTEKSVDFRVISATNRDFSLAIMNNLFREDLYYRLEEFPLCIPPLRDRESDIGLLAKHFLDEFASANNLEPLQFSEEALSDLMDYQWPGNIRELKNAVQRAAVTRKGTTIDILQAPRIHGKNPLQHQQQQPEQTEVPPAPALSLEDHEREAIMKAYGVSRGNLTRTAKVLGIGRATLYRKLDKFKLQHLKNG; encoded by the coding sequence ATGCGTTATTCCGGAGTTAAAATAACCGGAACGAAAAAATGCAATGTACTGATAGCCGACGATGATGAAACCTCTCGTCGGGTTGTCAGCCATTTTGTAAGTAAAATGGGTTATCAGCCCCATCTTGCTTCAGACGGAGAAGAGTGCATCAGAAAAGCGCAGGAGCAGGAGATGAATGTGCTGCTGCTCGATATCTCCATGCCTAAGAAAAACGGTTTCGATGTGATGAGCTACTTCAAGGAAAACGGAATAACCATTCCGGTCATCGTAGTCACATCATCGCATGAGATCCCGCTTGCCGTCAAGTGCATCAAGATGGGAGCATTTGAATATCTTACCAAACCGGTGAGCATTGAACGTCTGGAAATTGTTTTAAGAAATGCTCTTGCAGAATCGCAGCTGCAGAATGAAGTGTTCAAGCTGCAGAAAGAGTTGAAAAGCAAGGAACTGTTTCAGAATATCATTGGAAAAAGCCATGCCATCCGTGATACGATGGAGCAGGCAATGAAGGTAATGGAAACGGATCTGAACGTGCTCATTCTCGGGGAAAGCGGAACTGGCAAGGAGATGTTCGCCCAATCCATCCATAACGGCAGCAAAAGAAAAAACGGACCATTCGTTTCGGTCAACTGCGCAGCAATCTCAAGCGATCTTGCGGACAGCCTGCTTTTCGGTCATGTCAAGGGCGCCTTTACGGGAGCCAATAACGATCATACGGGTTTCTTCGAACAGGCTCACAGAGGTACGATTTTTCTTGATGAGATCGGTGACATGAATTCGGATATTCAGGCCAAGGTACTCCGCGCCCTGCAGGAACACAAAATCCGAAAAGTGGGAGAAAAGACGGAAAAATCGGTTGACTTCAGAGTCATATCCGCCACCAACCGGGATTTCTCGCTGGCCATCATGAACAATCTGTTTCGTGAAGACCTTTACTATCGGCTCGAGGAGTTCCCCCTCTGCATCCCGCCTCTGCGGGACAGGGAGAGTGATATCGGCCTGCTTGCAAAGCATTTTCTCGATGAATTCGCAAGCGCCAATAATCTCGAACCACTGCAGTTCAGCGAGGAAGCCTTATCTGATCTCATGGATTATCAGTGGCCTGGCAATATCCGTGAACTGAAAAATGCGGTTCAACGGGCTGCAGTTACAAGAAAGGGGACGACCATCGATATACTGCAGGCGCCTCGAATTCACGGAAAAAATCCTTTACAGCATCAGCAGCAACAGCCGGAACAAACGGAAGTCCCGCCCGCTCCTGCGCTTTCACTTGAAGATCATGAACGCGAAGCAATCATGAAAGCTTATGGCGTTTCAAGGGGAAATCTTACCAGAACAGCAAAAGTGCTTGGCATTGGAAGAGCCACACTGTACAGAAAGCTCGATAAATTCAAACTGCAGCACCTGAAAAACGGTTAA
- the csmH gene encoding chlorosome envelope protein H: MAADELNKPAAAKPAPQTSPASNAGNGDMASLIGNMGVLIDSTIESVQGMISSVSTATGQIIEGVTSTINSEPVKEIIHNVNSVSGQLIEGVTATLKSEQVQSSVQELGKLWKNLLENLNSTVSTLNETVSSGQVQHLFDNVSSGLGQLVSNVFSPGMGMHMSIGDEKHKKEIKQIPFCQKPAAVPEGPKQEEKAPEA; encoded by the coding sequence ATGGCAGCTGATGAACTGAACAAACCGGCAGCGGCAAAACCCGCTCCGCAGACAAGCCCGGCAAGCAATGCTGGCAATGGCGATATGGCCAGTTTAATCGGAAATATGGGTGTGCTGATCGACTCGACCATAGAGTCGGTTCAGGGCATGATCAGCTCGGTGAGCACCGCAACCGGACAGATAATCGAGGGCGTTACCTCGACCATAAATTCCGAGCCGGTCAAGGAGATCATCCACAACGTGAACTCTGTTTCCGGACAGCTTATTGAAGGCGTTACGGCAACCCTCAAATCCGAGCAGGTGCAGTCCTCTGTTCAGGAGCTTGGAAAACTGTGGAAAAATCTGCTGGAAAATCTCAACTCAACGGTAAGCACCCTCAACGAGACAGTCAGCTCCGGACAGGTACAGCACCTTTTCGACAATGTCAGCTCGGGCCTGGGTCAGCTTGTCAGCAATGTTTTTTCGCCCGGTATGGGCATGCACATGAGCATTGGAGACGAAAAACATAAAAAGGAAATCAAGCAGATTCCTTTCTGTCAGAAGCCGGCCGCTGTTCCTGAAGGGCCAAAACAGGAAGAAAAGGCACCTGAAGCCTGA
- a CDS encoding lmo0937 family membrane protein: MLETIAIILLILWLLGLVSSYTMGGFIHALLVIAIVVIVIRVIQGRRI, from the coding sequence ATGCTTGAAACCATTGCAATTATTCTGCTGATTCTCTGGCTTCTGGGTTTAGTCAGTTCCTACACCATGGGAGGATTCATTCATGCCCTTCTGGTCATTGCGATTGTGGTCATTGTGATTCGGGTCATTCAGGGTCGAAGGATTTAA